In Paraburkholderia terrae, the DNA window CCTCGAGCTGGGCACGGTCCGTAAGAAAAATCAGGTCAACGCGCTGGTGAAGATTCTGGTCGACTTTTCGGTATCGACGATCGCGTATTTCTTCATCGGCTACACGATCGCCTACGGCGTCCAGTTCTACGGCAGCGCCGAAACGCTCGCCGCGCACAACGGCTATGCACTGGTACGCTTCTTCTTCCTGCTGACATTCGCAGCCGCGATTCCCGCGATCGTGTCGGGCGGCATCGCCGAGCGCTCGAAATTCAACCCGCAGCTGTTCGCGACCTTCGTGCTGGTCGGTTTCATCTACCCGTTCTTCGAGGGGATCGTCTGGAACGGCCACTTCGGCATCCAGACATGGCTCACGCAGACGCTCGGCGCACCCTTCCATGATTTCGCGGGCTCCGTGGTCGTACACGCGTTCGGCGGCTGGGTTGCGCTGCCCGCCGTGATGCTGCTCGGCGCGCGCCACGGCCGCTATACGCGCGACGGCCGCATCGCCGCGCACCCGCCGTCGAATATTCCGTTTCTCGCGCTCGGCGCGTGGGTGCTGGCCGTCGGCTGGTTCGGCTTCAACGTGATGAGCGCGCAGACGATCGACAAGATCAGCGGCCTCGTCGCCGTCAACTCGCTGATGGCGATGGTCGGCGGCACGCTGACCGCGTGGCTCGCGGGCCGCAACGACCCGGGCTTCACGTATAACGGCCCGCTCGCGGGACTGGTGGCCGTGTGCGCCGGCTCGGACGTGATGCATCCGCTCGGCGCGCTGATGACGGGCGCCGTCGCGGGCGTGCTGTTCGTCTATATGTTCACGATCGTGCAGAACCGCTGGCGCATCGACGACGTGCTCGGCGTGTGGCCGCTGCACGGCCTGTGCGGCGCATGGGGCGGCATCGCGGCGGGGATTTTCGGCCTGCACGCGCTGGGCGGGCTGGGCGGCGTCTCATTCGCGGCACAGGTGATCGGCACGCTCGGCGGCGTCGTGTTCGCGACGCTCGGCGGCACGATCGTCTACGGCGCGATCCGGATGACGGTCGGGCTGCGCATCGACCAGGAAAACGAGTTCAACGGCGCCGACCTGTCGATCCACAAGATCACGTCGACGCCTGAGCGCGAGACAGTCGGCTGACGCGATCTGGCGCACCTCTGCAAGCCCGCCGCGTCTGGTGTAACCTCGCGTTTCGAAGGTCGGGACATGCCGTTGGGCGCGCCGCCGATCCTTCATACAAACGCGCGCGCCGATGTTAGACTTGCGCGCGCCGGAGATGGCATTCTCCTAAACCGCCCTCGTGGCTGATGATGCCTGCTTCGCCCGGATCTGCGGACGTTGCAGCGTCACGCCTCGCCGCAGCCCGGTTCGTCGATGTTCGGCTTTCCAGGTTTGCTCATGTATCTGTCCATTCTTGCCGTCGGTATCGGTGGCGCACTCGGTTCGCTGTTTCGCTGGTTTCTCGGTCTGCGCCTCAACGCGCTGTTTCCGGCGCTGCCGCTCGGCACGCTCGCGTCGAATGTGATCGCGGGTTACATCATTGGCGTGGCCGTCGCGTACTTCGGGCGCAACCCGCAGATCGCGCCCGAGTGGCGCCTCTTCATCATCACAGGCCTGATGGGTGGCCTGTCGACGTTCTCCACGTTCTCCGCCGAAGTCGTCCAGCATCTGCAGCAAGGCCGCCTAAACTGGGCCGCCGGGGAGATTGCGATTCACGTGGCGGCGTCGGTCATCATGACCGTGCTCGGCATCGCGACGGTCGCCGTCGTCTCGCGCTGAACGGCACGCGCTGATTGGCCCTCGCGCGCCACGCGACGCGCTCGCCACGATGATGACTGACACCCGCCGTTCATCAAAAGATCATCGCTGAACGCTGCCGCGTGTGCGTCGCGTGGCTGTATCATCGACGTCATATGTGGCGGGCATCGTGACAACCGGTCACGCACGCACCGCCGCCGAACGCGCGACGAGCCTCGCATCGTCGCATCGTCGCCAAAAAAGGGCTTGGGCCGAACGGCGCGCGCAGCGCCCGCCTCGCGCGCATCCCATGCAAGCCAGCCGGGGACCTCTTGAAGTACAGATATCTTTCGCGTCGTTCGTTGCTTCCGCTGCGGCGTAGCGCAGAGGAGTTGTCGTTTGCGTTTTCGGAGCTGCTCGCGCAGCCGCTGAGCCGGCCCGAAGCGGCCGCGCGTTTCGAAACCCTGTGGAACGAA includes these proteins:
- a CDS encoding ammonium transporter, translated to MDSLKTGTDTLFLLLGAAMVLAMHAGFAFLELGTVRKKNQVNALVKILVDFSVSTIAYFFIGYTIAYGVQFYGSAETLAAHNGYALVRFFFLLTFAAAIPAIVSGGIAERSKFNPQLFATFVLVGFIYPFFEGIVWNGHFGIQTWLTQTLGAPFHDFAGSVVVHAFGGWVALPAVMLLGARHGRYTRDGRIAAHPPSNIPFLALGAWVLAVGWFGFNVMSAQTIDKISGLVAVNSLMAMVGGTLTAWLAGRNDPGFTYNGPLAGLVAVCAGSDVMHPLGALMTGAVAGVLFVYMFTIVQNRWRIDDVLGVWPLHGLCGAWGGIAAGIFGLHALGGLGGVSFAAQVIGTLGGVVFATLGGTIVYGAIRMTVGLRIDQENEFNGADLSIHKITSTPERETVG
- the crcB gene encoding fluoride efflux transporter CrcB, producing MYLSILAVGIGGALGSLFRWFLGLRLNALFPALPLGTLASNVIAGYIIGVAVAYFGRNPQIAPEWRLFIITGLMGGLSTFSTFSAEVVQHLQQGRLNWAAGEIAIHVAASVIMTVLGIATVAVVSR